One Mycolicibacterium goodii genomic region harbors:
- a CDS encoding Rv2578c family radical SAM protein produces the protein MRWDEQAVRVDDGALPGLARVGFVRSVRSPEFDGITFHEVLCKSALNKVPAASALPFRFTVNGYRGCTHACRYCFARPTHEYLDLDSGADFDRQIVVKTNVVEVLRRELRRPSWTHETVALGTNTDPYQRAEGRYELMPGIIAALADSYTPFSILTKGTLLRRDLGLITEAARRVDVSVAVSLAIGDADLHRDIEPGTPSPQARLALISAIREAGLSCHVMVAPVLPYLTDSAEHLDDLLGRLADAGATSVTAFGLHLRGSTRGWFMSWLASSHPELVWKYRQLYRRGAYLPSEYRHMLHDRVQPLIVKHGLAGRPRMAAPEASPPQVARPEPVQAALF, from the coding sequence GTGCGTTGGGATGAGCAGGCCGTGCGGGTCGATGACGGGGCATTGCCCGGGCTCGCGCGCGTCGGCTTCGTCCGCAGTGTCCGCTCCCCGGAGTTCGACGGCATCACGTTCCACGAGGTGTTGTGTAAATCCGCGCTCAACAAGGTCCCCGCGGCGTCGGCGTTGCCGTTCCGCTTCACGGTCAACGGGTACCGGGGGTGTACGCATGCGTGTCGTTACTGTTTCGCCCGGCCGACGCACGAGTATCTCGATCTCGACTCCGGTGCGGATTTCGACCGGCAGATCGTCGTGAAGACAAATGTCGTGGAGGTGTTGCGCCGTGAGTTGCGTCGCCCGTCGTGGACGCATGAGACGGTCGCGCTCGGCACCAACACCGACCCGTACCAGCGGGCCGAGGGCCGATATGAGCTCATGCCGGGAATCATTGCGGCGCTGGCAGACTCGTACACGCCGTTCTCGATCCTGACCAAGGGGACGTTGCTGCGTCGCGATCTCGGACTGATCACCGAGGCGGCTCGCCGTGTCGACGTGAGCGTCGCGGTGTCGCTGGCGATCGGCGATGCGGATCTGCACCGCGACATCGAGCCGGGCACCCCTTCGCCGCAGGCCAGGCTGGCGCTCATCTCCGCGATACGCGAGGCCGGACTGTCATGTCACGTGATGGTGGCCCCGGTGCTTCCGTACCTCACCGACTCCGCTGAGCACCTCGACGATCTGCTGGGCCGCCTCGCCGACGCCGGCGCCACCAGTGTCACCGCGTTCGGTCTGCACCTGCGCGGCAGTACCCGCGGATGGTTCATGTCGTGGCTGGCCAGCTCGCATCCCGAGCTGGTCTGGAAATACCGCCAGCTGTACCGGCGCGGCGCCTATCTGCCGTCCGAATACCGTCACATGCTGCACGACCGTGTGCAACCGCTGATCGTCAAGCACGGACTGGCGGGTCGGCCGCGAATGGCCGCGCCGGAGGCGTCCCCACCCCAGGTTGCCCGCCCGGAGCCGGTACAGGCCGCCCTGTTCTGA
- a CDS encoding acyl-CoA dehydrogenase family protein, with amino-acid sequence MTDTSSIAPQKTETVEEFALRARGWLAENMPRIDPRNPPENDRGAEEPWLRARELQKRLYEGGFAGICFPREYGGLGLPIEYQRAFDQESRNYEMPIILNTPTFTICAATLLDTGSEQQKRERISAAIRGEEVLVQLLSEPSGGSDLAGVITRADRKGDKWIINGAKTWSTSAFAADYGLMLARTDWDVPKHEGLTMFLVPIKSPGITMRRIKQVDGSDEFCEEFFDNLELGDDAVVGEVNGGWAVASRQMYHERRAVGGGSEFSSGIGPEGSSDQPVDYHELLAKVGDTERHREMAGRALVRRAVQEQLIDHVYHGVLDGTLPPAAGSIIRVSHADTIQFEMDTALALAASAGVVDGDDGLFKFGERYLARQQASLGGGTNEIAKNVIGERVLGFPREYAADRGVPFKEVKRNKG; translated from the coding sequence ATGACCGACACCTCATCGATCGCACCGCAGAAGACCGAGACGGTCGAGGAATTCGCCCTGCGGGCACGTGGCTGGCTGGCCGAGAACATGCCCCGCATCGACCCGCGCAACCCGCCCGAGAACGACCGCGGCGCCGAGGAGCCGTGGCTGCGGGCCCGCGAACTCCAGAAGAGACTCTACGAAGGCGGATTCGCGGGGATCTGCTTCCCCCGCGAGTACGGAGGTCTCGGTCTGCCGATCGAGTACCAGCGCGCCTTCGACCAGGAGTCGCGCAACTACGAGATGCCGATCATCCTCAACACCCCGACGTTCACGATCTGCGCGGCCACACTGCTGGACACCGGGAGCGAACAGCAGAAGCGTGAACGCATCTCAGCAGCGATCCGGGGTGAAGAGGTGCTGGTGCAGTTACTCAGCGAGCCCAGCGGTGGCTCCGATCTGGCCGGCGTGATCACCCGTGCGGACCGCAAGGGTGACAAGTGGATCATCAACGGCGCCAAGACGTGGAGCACAAGCGCATTCGCCGCGGACTACGGGCTGATGCTGGCCCGCACCGACTGGGACGTGCCCAAGCACGAAGGCCTCACGATGTTCCTGGTGCCGATCAAGAGCCCGGGTATCACCATGCGCCGCATCAAGCAGGTCGACGGCAGCGACGAGTTCTGCGAGGAGTTCTTCGACAACCTCGAGCTCGGTGACGACGCCGTCGTCGGCGAGGTCAACGGCGGTTGGGCGGTGGCGTCGCGCCAGATGTACCACGAGCGACGCGCGGTGGGCGGCGGCTCGGAGTTTTCCAGCGGTATCGGACCCGAGGGGTCCAGCGATCAACCGGTCGACTACCACGAGCTTCTGGCCAAGGTCGGCGACACCGAGCGCCATCGCGAGATGGCCGGGCGCGCGCTGGTGCGTCGCGCCGTGCAGGAACAGCTGATCGACCACGTCTACCACGGCGTGCTCGACGGGACACTGCCGCCCGCAGCGGGTTCCATCATCCGTGTGTCGCACGCCGACACCATCCAGTTCGAGATGGACACCGCGCTCGCGCTGGCCGCGAGTGCCGGTGTGGTCGACGGTGACGACGGGCTGTTCAAGTTCGGCGAGCGCTACCTCGCCCGCCAGCAGGCCTCGCTCGGCGGTGGCACCAACGAGATCGCCAAGAACGTGATCGGCGAACGCGTGCTCGGCTTCCCGCGCGAGTACGCCGCTGACCGCGGCGTCCCGTTCAAGGAGGTCAAGCGCAACAAGGGCTAG